Proteins from one Setaria italica strain Yugu1 chromosome V, Setaria_italica_v2.0, whole genome shotgun sequence genomic window:
- the LOC101779501 gene encoding proline-rich receptor-like protein kinase PERK9 isoform X1 has translation MERARHRSSPSSERFLGSFLAPAAAGEQSASTAFELDEDDLFSTGSASPEPPKLVRRPLILSSVRPANPSPIPRLRRPPEGILDALPERRRSPPQPSSSTSSSPGSPAAAPPRMIPAVPRPAPVPSPQMARSLPVNVPAARLRKPPKVMGEKTLLFPLSPMDEDDEEMLPPHEMVARARARESPMTTFSVLEGAGRTLKGRDLRQVRNAVWRKTGFLD, from the coding sequence ATGGAGCGCGCGCGGCACAGGAGCTCTCCCAGCTCCGAGCGCTTCCTCGGCTCCTTCCTCGCCCCCGCAGCCGCCGGCGAACAGTCCGCCTCCACTGCCTTCGAGCTCGACGAGGACGACCTCTTCTCCACAggatccgcctcgcccgagccgCCGAAGCTGGTGCGGCGCCCACTCATCCTGTCCTCCGTGCGCCCCGCAAACCCTAGCCCCATTCCccgtctccgccgcccgccggagggCATCCTGGACGCCCtacccgagcgccgccgctcgccgcctcaACCTTCTTCATcgacgtcgtcgtcccccggttCCCCTGCCGCTGCCCCTCCCCGCATGATCCCCGCCGTCCCCCGTCCGGCGCCGGTCCCGTCGCCGCAAATGGCGCGGTCTCTGCCGGTCAATGTCCCCGCGGCGCGGCTGCGGAAGCCGCCGAAGGTGATGGGTGAAAAGACTTTGCTTTTCCCCCTTTCCCCCATggatgaggacgacgaggagatgCTGCCGCCGCATGAGATggtggcgcgcgcgcgggctcGGGAGTCGCCGATGACGACGTTCTCAGTGCTGGAAGGAGCCGGGCGCACGCTCAAGGGGCGGGACCTCCGCCAGGTACGCAATGCAGTCTGGCGCAAGACCGGATTCCTCGACTGA
- the LOC101779501 gene encoding proline-rich receptor-like protein kinase PERK9 isoform X2, with product MERARHRSSPSSERFLGSFLAPAAAGEQSASTAFELDEDDLFSTGSASPEPPKLVRRPLILSSVRPANPSPIPRLRRPPEGILDALPERRRSPPQPSSSTSSSPGSPAAAPPRMIPAVPRPAPVPSPQMARSLPVNVPAARLRKPPKVMGEKTLLFPLSPMDEDDEEMLPPHEMVARARARESPMTTFSVLEGAGRTLKGRDLRQRETYTY from the coding sequence ATGGAGCGCGCGCGGCACAGGAGCTCTCCCAGCTCCGAGCGCTTCCTCGGCTCCTTCCTCGCCCCCGCAGCCGCCGGCGAACAGTCCGCCTCCACTGCCTTCGAGCTCGACGAGGACGACCTCTTCTCCACAggatccgcctcgcccgagccgCCGAAGCTGGTGCGGCGCCCACTCATCCTGTCCTCCGTGCGCCCCGCAAACCCTAGCCCCATTCCccgtctccgccgcccgccggagggCATCCTGGACGCCCtacccgagcgccgccgctcgccgcctcaACCTTCTTCATcgacgtcgtcgtcccccggttCCCCTGCCGCTGCCCCTCCCCGCATGATCCCCGCCGTCCCCCGTCCGGCGCCGGTCCCGTCGCCGCAAATGGCGCGGTCTCTGCCGGTCAATGTCCCCGCGGCGCGGCTGCGGAAGCCGCCGAAGGTGATGGGTGAAAAGACTTTGCTTTTCCCCCTTTCCCCCATggatgaggacgacgaggagatgCTGCCGCCGCATGAGATggtggcgcgcgcgcgggctcGGGAGTCGCCGATGACGACGTTCTCAGTGCTGGAAGGAGCCGGGCGCACGCTCAAGGGGCGGGACCTCCGCCAG